Within Mucilaginibacter inviolabilis, the genomic segment TGGGTGTACCTTATATTAAAGATAGTTGGTTGATAGACCAAACCATTTCTGTGGGATACTATGCCCTTACCGATTTTTCGCTGGTTACACCGAAGGCCGGTCTGCTCTCTGACTCTTGCAATTGGTTTAACATCGACGAGATACCTCCCCTGTTATATGATCATGATCAGATGGTTAAGGATTCGCTGCATACCCTGCGCACGCAGCTCTATTACTATCCCATTGCCGAAAAACTACTGCCCACTAAGTTCACCCTGACCGAAATACACGCGGTTTATGAAACTCTGTTAGGCAAAAAACTGGACATCCGGAATTTCCCGAAAAAGCTGGTGTTTTTAGGTTTGATTAAAAAATTGAACGAAAAACGAAACATCGGCCCGCACCGGGCACCGTTTTTATACAAATTTGATCTGAAAAAATACACTAAGGCCCTGGAAACCGGCACAACCTTGACGTAAATATGACAACGTTTTGTTCACATTAAATAAATACAATAATATGACACATTTCCTTATATTTACGTAAAACAAAAGCACCTGATAGCGAGTATTATTCATATATATAAAACATACTATTATGGAAACTAAGGAAAAATCAAAAGGCGAAACCGTAAAGGAAGTAAGGGAAGTTAAAAACACTAAAGCCGAAAAGATCACAACGGCAAAAAGCGCCAACAGATTTAAGCGCAAACCGTTGTTATAAAACCACACGATGGGGCTGTCGGCAAACGCCGCGCCCCCATTGCCTAAATCTTAAAATGCTCACAATGGGCCAAAAAGGCCTCATTAGCATCGGCGCCTATCCCCGGTTCGTCACCAATACTTAACTGATAACCTTCATAACTCACACCGCCAATGCAGGGATCTTCCAGATGCCCCAGCATACAGGTATCCATATCATAAAACCGAATATTCGGACTGGCATATACAAAGTGCAGTTTTGCACTCAGTCCTATACGGCTTTCCAACATCCCCCCCATCATACAGGCAATACCTTTTGAAGCCGCCTCATCGTGAATTTGTTTCGCTTCCAGTATCCCGCCCGATTTTGACATTTTGATATTAATGTAATGGCAAGAGCCGCTATTGATCTGCTTACGGGCATCATGATGGTTGTACACGCTTTCATCTGCCATGATCTTAACGGGTGATAGCTGCATCAGTTGCGGTAAACGATCATCGTACCAGGTACGCATAGGTTGTTCGCAAAATTCAATATCATATTGCCCCATGGCCTGCAGTGCAAAAACAGCATCATCAAAGCTCCAGCCCTGGTTGGCGTCAATACGTATTTTGATATCGCTGCCGATAGCTTCACGTATCTGACGGATGCGTTCTACATCCTCAATCGCATTCTTTCCCAGCTTTACCTTGAGCACAGTAGCTCCTGTGGCTTTAAAATCAAGCGCCTTAAGCGCCATCATATGCGGCCCGGCAATACCAATGGTAATGTCTGATTCTACTTCACGCCGTTCGCCTCCTAATAAACGATATAATGGTACACCGGCATTTTTTGCGGCAATATCAAACAAAGCTATATCAAAAGCACTTTTAATGGTAGTATTACCGGCGGTGAAATTATGCAGCTGTTGCATGCGGGCGGGTATATCCAGGGCATCATGACCTTTCCAAAGTTTGGCAAATTCACGAGCCATTACCAGGCAGGTATCCTGCGTTTCGCCTACGATCATGGGGAAAGCCGAGCACTCTCCTACTCCATAAAAACCGGCATCGGTATGTATCCGGATAAAAACGTTTTGGGCATGATCTAAAGTCCCCGTCGCAATAGTGAACGGTTCCATAGGAATGCTAAAGCGGTATATATCGATATGGGTGATGATTATTTTGTTTTTCACGATGCAGATTTTATGTTTATGATTGTCTAAAGTAACATTTTGCGTCAATAATTTGCACATTGATACTATTACCTTATATTTGCGTTACTACAATATAGTAACAATTCAATTTTAGCCTCATATCCCAATTCACGGGCATTTGTCTGGCTAATTTAAATCCTTCTTAATAATAACATTACAACAGCATAAACATGGCTCAACAAAACACGCCTGAATTTGACTATAACTCAACCAGGAAAAAACTTATCCTGTCTGAATATGGCCGCAACGTACAAAACATGGTTAAATACATTGTTGCGTTGCCTACTAAAGAAGAACGTAACCGCTACGCGCAGGTAGTGATTGATTTAATGGGTTTTTTAAACCCACACCTGCGCGACGTAGCCGACTTTAAGCATAAGCTTTGGGATCACCTGCACATCATATCAGACTACCAGATAGATGTAGACTCACCGTATCCAAAGCCATCACCAGAGGCTATACATATTAAACCACAGCCTTTAAGATATCCACACCAACGCATCAGATACAAACACTATGGCAAAACCATTGAGCTGATGATCGAAAAAGCAAAAAGCATTGATGATGCCGACCGTAAACGCCATATGGTGCAGGCCATTGCCAATTTCATGAAAATGGCTTACGTACAATGGAACAAAGATTCGGTTGCCGACGAAAGTATCCTGGCCGATCTGTACGCCTTATCAGGTGGTACGCTGAAACTGGAAGAAAACATCAACCTTAATCGCGTTGAATTCCGCCCTAACCAAAACAACAGCAATAACAATCAGAACAACCGCGGGCGCAATCAGAATAATAATCAAAACAATCGCGGCCGTAATCAGAACAATAATCAAAACAACCGCAATAACAATAACAACCAAAACAATCGCAACCGTAACAATGGCGGCGCTAAGAAATACTAGTTCAATGGTTCATTAGTGCACTTGAACTATAAAGCAACAACAACCCGGTTATCTGCAAGGTAACCGGGTTGTTTGCTTAAAACCGATCAAATATTTTCAATCAAATATTTGATTGAAAGATCGGCTTGTCTCCATTAATTTTATAATCTTTGCCCTGAAATAGTACGCTTATTTTACTAATTTAAGTGTGGGCAAAAACGAATCATGATCAATCAATTATAAACTCCTATGACTAACGCATTTGTGATAAACGGCGGGAAACCGCTAAAGGGCGAGATTACTCCGCAGGGAGCAAAAAATGAGGCTTTACAGGTAATTTCGGCGGTATTATTGACCGACAAGAAAGTTACCATCAGTAATATACCTGATATAAAAGATGTAAATAAGCTGATTGAGCTGCTGGGCGACATGGGCGTTATTGTGGAGAAAACCGGCGATGATACCTACACCTTTATAGCAAAAGATATTGATCAGGATTTTTTCCAGTCAGAAACTTTTAAATCAAAAGGTGGTGGTCTTCGCGGGTCAATCATGATCGTGGGTCCACTGCTGGCTCGCTTTGGTAAAGCATCCATCCCCAAACCAGGTGGCGATAAAATTGGTCGCAGGCGTTTAGATACCCACTTCCTGGGTTTCGAAAAACTGGGTGCTCAATTTAACTACAACCCTGCCGACGGCTTTTTCAATGTCGATGCTTCCAACCTTAAAGGCACTTATATCCTGCTGGATGAAGCTTCGGTAACCGGTACGGCCAATATTGTAATGGCAGCTGTTTTGGCCAAAGGTATAACCACCATTTATAACGCGGCCTGCGAACCATACCTGCAACAGCTTTGCAAAATGCTGAATCGCATGGGTGCCAAAATAAGCGGTATCGGCTCTAATCTGCTTACCATTGAAGGTGTTAACTATCTTGGCGGTACAGATCATCGTTTACTGCCAGATATGATCGAGATTGGTTCCTTTATCGGTCTTGCGGCCATGACCGGTTCCGAGATCACTATTAAAGATGTAAAATATCCGGAGTTGGGTATGATACCCGACGTATTTAAACGCTTGGGTATTAAACTGGAGCTGCGTGGCGATGATATTTATATTCCGGCACAGGATCATTACGAAATAGAAACCTTTATCGACGGATCAATCATGACTGTTGCCGATGCTCCATGGCCCGGCTTTACCCCCGATCTGATCAGCATTGTATTGGTAGTTGCCATTCAAGCTAAAGGATCGGTACTGATCCATCAAAAAATGTTCGAGAGCCGTTTATTCTTTGTGGATAAACTGCTGGATATGGGTGCACAGATTATCCTTTGTGATCCGCACCGTGCTACTGTTATCGGGTTAGACAAACAAGTTCAACTGCGCGGTATCTCTATGACATCGCCTGATATTCGTGCCGGGGTGGCATTGCTCATTGCCGCACTTTCGGCACAAGGACAATCTACCATTTATAATATTGAGCAAATTGAACGTGGTTATCAACATATTGATGATCGTTTGAGAGCTCTTGGCGCAGATATTACCAGAATATAATTGAAGGTAAAAGGTTAAAGGCGAAAGGTTAAAGGTAGCTGCATCTACCAATGATAAAAACCTTTTGCCTTTAACCTTTATCCTTTCACCTTCCCTCTAAATCGTTACATTTCACTTTTTTGTTTTTAAGAATTGTTATGTTACTTTAGCATTTGGCTTTACCCCCTGCTTTGAGCCTTGTAAAACCTACCAGAACAATGCCATATAAAAACCGAAAGTCAACTTATGCATATTTCATACTGATTTTTGTATTTATAAAAGTAGTTCTTAATTTATTTGCCATAAACCATTTTGGATTTCAGCGCGATGAATTATTACACCTGGTTTTAGCTAATCACCTGGATTGGGGTTATAAAGAAGTGCCTCCCTTTATCGCCATCGTAGCCAAAATATCCAACACTTTTTTTGGGCATTCGCTTTTTGCAGCACGCATTTTCCCTACCATTTGCAGCGGGCTTATTATTTGGTTTGCCGGTTTGATTACAGTTGAATTTGGAGGGCGCAAGTTTGCCATTACCCTAACTTGTTTAGCGCTTATATTTTCGCCGGCATTTGCCGCAAGTGGTTATCTTTTTCAGCCTGTTGTTTTCGATCAATTCTGGTGGGTGTTAACCGTTTGGCTATTGATCAAATACCTTAACACCACCGATGTTAAATACCTGTACTGGTTAGGTCTGGCTGTTGGTCTGGGTATGCTCACCAAGTATACTATGGCCTTTTTTACGTTTGCCCTGATTATTGGTATTCTTATCAGCAAACAGCGTAAACTACTATTTAACAAGCATATATTGGGTGCAGTTTTAGTAGCATTTTTAGTTTGCCTGCCAAATCTCATCTGGCAAATTCAGCATCACTGGCCGCTGATAACGCACATGAAAACCCTGCGCGAAGAACAGCTAAGCTATATTAAACCCGTTGAATTTATTGAACAGCAATTGCTGGTGCATGGTGTAGCTTTTTTTGTTTGGTTCACTGGTTTACTGTTTCTCATCTTCTCCTTCAGGCTGCGCAATTTTCAATTTCTGGCTATAGCTTATGCGCTGATATTTATTTTTTTACTGGAGATGGATGGCAAAAACTATTATCTTTTTGGCGCCTACCCTATGCTATTCGCAGCCGGCGGTTTTGGTTTTGAAAGATGGTTAAAAACCAAAGGTTATATACTGCGCACTTTTACTATAGCCGTATTTGTGTTACCTAATATGCTCTTGCTGCCCATGCTATTGCCCATATTTTCGATAGAACATACCCTGGCATTTTTCAGATTTGCCCATAAAAATATACCGGCCACGGACTTTTTGATTACTTGGGAAGATCAAAAACAACACCCCCTTACACAAGATTATGCCGATATGTACGGCTGGGATGAGCTGGCCCGAAAAGTAGGCGAAGCTTATCATAAGTTAACCCCCGAACAGCAAAAACAAACTCTTGTTTATGCCGATAACTACGGCGAAGCCGGCGCCCTAAATCATTATAGTAAGCAATTCAACTTTCCTAAAGCTATATCCCTCAACAGCAGTTTTACGCTTTGGGCACCAGATAGTCTTCTGTGCAAATACCTCATCTATGTGGATGATAACGGCGGCGAAAATATTCGTCAGTTTGTAGCCGGTAAAATGATCGGCTCCTACCAAAAGCTTGGAGAGATTGATCATTACCTTGCCCGTGAAAAGGGTACCGGTATATATCTGATAACCGATATTAAAGCCCCACTACAAGAACGATATACCAAAGAGCTGGCGAGGAAGAGGTTGGAGTAAATTAAGCGAAAGGCTTGATAAAAACATCTGTAATAAATCGTACAGCTAAAGCGTTCAACAGATACCAACCTTATTATCATATGAGATATTTATCAACCTTATTTTTATTAGCCTGCGTTTGTATCTGTGCATGTAACGATAAGCAGCAGGCAAACAAAAAAAACATATTGGGCAACTGGGTTAAGGTTAGAAGCAAAATAGCACCAACGGGCAAAAACGTAGTGCTCGAACCACCTGAAGACGAGAAACCTGGCTTTACTTTTTATGCAGATCATTCCGTTGAGTATAAATTAGGCTTCTTTAAAAGAACAAATGGTATCCGTATCTTTTTAGGTACAAAATCTAAATTTAAGATCATAGCCAATGATCTAATGATTTTAGATATAGACAGTAATAAATGGAACAAATACCGCCTTATTAAACTCACTACCGATTCATTACAATTCATTTTTGATGGAAGATTAGCAACATTTAAACATTATCAGATCAAGGAAAATACTACGCCGGAATTTGATCAAATAATTTTATCTACTTCGGGCTGTTTTGGGACTTGCCCTGTCTCAAATACCATGATAAATGCCGATGGATCTGTTATATTTAATGGACTATTTTACACCGCTAAGAAAGGATTATTTGCTGGTTCAATTACCAAAGCGCAATACAAACAACTACAAGATAATTTTAGGAATACTGATTTTAATCTATTAAAAAACGATTACAACGTAGGCTGGACAGATGACGAAACCATCAGCACAACTTTTGTAAAAAATGGCAAAATATATAAATCGGTAAACGATTATGGCTTAGCAGCACCCTATCAATTTACCTGGGCTTATGCCCCGCTACGGTATTTATATCAAAGCATAGCCTTAAAAAGCATGCTTGTCCCTGAAGCTACCCCATCTATTAATTACCCCAATGGTGTATATCTTAAAACTGCTAATATGGGTATGGCCTTAACTCAATCAGAGACCTTTTTGTTGTTCTATTATTTACAAAAAGGAAAAGTATCAAACGCTACTTTTAAATCACGTTATAAGTTGAGCTCGCCCTTTGATATAAAAAAGCCCCATGATATTGATACGGATGGACGTTTTTATAAGTTTGAAGTAAACAAAAAGTCAATAATTATTGACATTGGCTTTAATTTTCTTGATATAAACGAGAAAAACTGGCACTGGCAAAAAATTACCGAATAGGATTAAAAAAAGGTGTCATGCAACAGCACAACACCTTTTATCTTTATTCTTTCGCCTTTAAAGTTAAAAACTAGGCCGATATAGCATTAATGATATCATATTGGGTAATGATCTCAATTTTGCCATTACCGTCTTCAACCAGTACGGCGATGTTATCTTTATTGATCATTCCTGAGATCTTATCGATAGAAGTATTCAGATCAACAAAAGGAAATGGCGCTGTGGTAATATTTTTGATCGGTTGCGATTTGATAGATGGATTCTCGATCAGTGAATCCAAAATATCACTTTCCGTGATCTTGCCAATCACCATACCTTGCTGTGTTACCGGAATCTGAGATATGTTGAGTGATTTGATAGTATTGATAGCCTCCAACACGCTTTTTTCGCAGTCGATAGTGATAATTTCCTGCACATCTTTTTTGCTGATGATATCGGCGGCGGTTAGTTTGCCATCCTTTAAAAATCCGCGATCGCGCAGCCAGTCGTCATTATACATTTTGCCCAGGTAACGGGTACCATGATCCGGGAAAATGATCACCACTACATCGCCTTCTTTAAACTTATCCTTCATTTGCAAAGCACCAGCTACTGCCGATCCTGTAGAGTTACCAGCGAAGATCCCTTCTTTGCGGGCAACTTCGCGGGTCATAAGGGCTGCATCCTGGTCAGTCACTTTCTCAAAATGGTCAATCAGGCTAAAGTCGACGTTCTGCGGTAAAAAGTCTTCGCCGATACCTTCGGTGATGTATGGATAGATCTCGTTCTTATCCATGATACCGGTTTCTTTATATTTTTTAAATACCGAGCCGTAAGTATCAATGCCAAGCACCTGGATATTAGGGTTCTTCTCTTTAAGATAACGCGCTATGCCCGATATGGTACCACCGGTACCTACCCCTGCTATCAGATGTGTAATTTTGCCACCGGTTTGTTCCCATATCTCCGGACCGGTTTGCTCATAATGCGCCTGCGAATTGCTCAAGTTATCATACTGATTGGGTTTCCACGAATTTGGCACCTCGCGCTCCAAACGGGAAGATACAGAGTAATAAGAACGCGGGTCTTCGGGCTCTACATTGGTAGGGCAAACAATTACCTCGGCACCAAAAGCGCGCAGGGCATCAAACTTTTCCTTGGATTGCTTATCGGTACTGGTAAAAATACATTTGTAACCTTTAATTACCGCGGCTATAGCCAAACCCATCCCCGTATTGCCCGATGTACCTTCAATAATGGTACCGCCGGGTTTTAGCTTACCGCTTTTTTCGGCATCCTCTATCATTTTAAGAGCCATGCGGTCTTTAATAGAATTGCCTGGGTTAGTGGTTTCTATCTTTGCCAAAACCGTTGCCGGGATATCTTTTGTTACTTTGTTTAATTTAACCAGCGGTGTGTGACCAATGGTTTCCAATATATTGTTATACCACATAAATTTAAATATCTACTAATCCGGTATACTTAGCCGAATAATGCATCAAAATTAACTTTCTTAAATGATATTTCTTTACAGAATAATAAATAGATATACACGCACAGAAAGAATAACACAAATTTTATATTTTTTTTATGGAATAGAGGAAATATAAGAAAAACAAATGTCATCTCGAATAAGGCACGAGGAAAGATTTTATACCTGAGATATTTCAGTTGTATAAAATCATTCTCCACCACTCAAAATGACAAGCAAGAGGGGAAATAAATTCAATAAAACTATCATTCTGAGCATAGCGAAGAATCTATTCTTCAACATATTTATTGTTGAATAGATGCTTCACTTCGTTCAGCATGACAGCATTAAATGATCACTGGCTTCATGAGCCAATTAAAATTTCAAATGCTTAACAGTTAAACCATTATTGATCAGCTGCTTTAACGATTCGATACCGATACGCAAGTGCGTTTCTACAAACTGTTCGGTTACGGTTGAGTCGCTTTCGGCGGTTTTTACGCCCTCCGGGATCATCGGCTGATCTGATACTAACAACAGAGCTCCAGTAGGGATTTTGTTAGCAAAGCCAGTGGTAAAAATGGTAGCAGTTTCCATATCAACAGCCATGGCACGCAGCTCTTTCAAGTATTTTTTAAATACTTTATCATGCTCCCAAACACGGCGGTTGGTAGTGTAGCAGGTACCTGTCCAATAATCGCGTGAAAAATCACGAATAGTTGTAGATATTGCTTTTTGTAAAGCAAATGATGGCAATGCTGGCACTTCTGGTGGTAAGTAATCATTTGATGTACCTTCACCCCTAATGGCGGCTATCGGCAGTATCAGATCACCTACGGCATTTTTCTTTTTCAAACCACCGCATTTGCCCAAAAATATAACTGCTTTGGGGTGTATAGCTGTTAGCAGATCCATCACAGTAGCCGCTACCGAGCTGCCCATACCAAAATTGATGATAGTAATACCATTGGCGGTAACGCTTTGCATCGGCTTTTCCAGACCCATGATCGGCGCGTTATCATTCCATTGCGAAAACAGTTGGATGTATTTCGAAAAGTTGGTTAGTATGATGTATTCGCCAAAAGCCTCTAATGGTCTGCCTGTATAACGTGGCAGCCAATTAACCACAATAGCATCCTTGGTTTTTAATCCCGATTTTACGGGTGTGTGCACTTCCTTTACTACCGGTGCATCGGTAGGATCCTTTTTTACATTCATTTGTTCATTCATATTTTTTGTGTTTTGAGTATCAAGTAACTAGTTCAAATAGTATCAAGTAGCTAGTATCAAGTATCAAGACTTTTAATTCAGGATTAATTATACCGAAGTGATAATCATCTTGATACTTGATACTAGCTACTTGATACCTTAAACAACCTGATACCAATAAATAAAAACCTGTGTATACAACAAACCCCGGCGTTTCACCAGGGTCTGTGTTTATTATAATAAAGATAGCTACTTAATTGATATCAAATTGTTACGCTACTTTTAATTTTTTCAGATCCGATTTTTCAAACTTTTCGTGGGCATAGTCTAAAGTAACCTGCAGTCGCTTTACATCTTTTTTAGATGGGAACTCAAACATGGCATCAATCATGATCGCCTCACAGATGGAGCGCAGGCCCCTTGCGCCAAGCTTAAATTCCATGGCTTTATCTACAATAAACTCCAGCACCTCATCCTCAAAATCAAGCTTTACACCCTCATATTCAAACAGTTTTTTGTACTGTTTCAACAAGGAGTTTTTTGGCTCGGTTAATATGTTACGCAATGCAGCCCTGTCAAGCGGGTTCAAATAAGTTAGTACCGGCAAACGGCCAATCAACTCAGGTATTAACCCAAATGATTTCAAGTCCTGCGGGGTAATATATTTGTACAGGTTTTTCAGGTCAACCTCACTATCATCACGTTTTAATTTATAACCAACGGTTTGCGTACGCAAACGGTTAGCTATTTTACGATCAATACCGTCAAACGCACCACCGCATATAAACAATATGTTGCTGGTGTTTACGGTGATCATTTTTTGGTCGGGGTGCTTGCGGCCTCCCTGTGGTGGTACGTTAACCATGGTACCTTCCAATATCTTTAATAAAGCCTGCTGTACACCTTCGCCTGATACGTCGCGGGTGATGGAGGCATTATCACTTTTACGGGCTATTTTGTCAACCTCATCAATGTAAACAATACCTTTTTCGGCAAGGGTTACATCATAATCTGCTGATTGCAGCAAACGGGTAAGTATGCTTTCCACATCCTCGCCTACATAACCAGCTTCGGTGAGTACGGTAGCATCGCAGATACAAAACGGAACGTTTAATATCTTGGCCATGGTTTTAGCCAGTAAAGTTTTACCCGTACCAGTTTCGCCCACCATAATGATGTTTGATTTTTCAATCTCTACCTCATCCTTATCAATACGCTGGTTTAAGCGTTTGTAATGATTATATACAGCTACAGAAAGTATCTTTTTGGCATCATCCTGACCGATAACATATTGGTCAAGGTGCGTTTTAATTTCGGCAGGTTTTAACAAAGAAGGTGCCGAAGGTGAAGCTTTTACCTTGCGTACCTTTAACTCCTCAGCCAATATTTCATTAGCCTGGTTAACGCATTTATCACAAATGTGAGCGTCGAGCCCTGCAATTAACATCAGGGAATCCTGTTTACCTGCACCGCAAAATGAACACCTGATTTCCTTACTGTTCTTATTCATCTGATTCGTTTGTAATTCAAAATTAACTAATTAGTGGCAGAAAAAAAAGTTTTGAGTTATAAGTACTGGGTTTTAAGCAACAATGAACAGTTGTAAAACCCTCATTATCACTCAAAACCCAACACTCAAAACTTATTTCGGCAGCTTATTTACTCGCTTTGCCGCTGCCTTTTAAAATCTCGTCCACCATACCAAATTCTTTGGCTTCTTCGGCTATCATCCAGTAATCACGGTCTGAAGCGTCCCAAACTTTCTGGAACGGAGCACCACTATGATCGGCAATGATCTGGTACAGCTCTTTTTTCAGCTTGGTGATCTCATGGTAAGAGATCTCGATGTCTGACTGCTGACCTTGTGCACCACCCGATGGCTGGTGGATCATTACCCTTGCATGTGGCAATATAGCCCTTTTGCCTTCGGTACCGGCACATAATAATACCGCTGCCATTGATGCTGCCATACCTGTACAAATAGTGGCCACGTCATTTGATATAAATTGCATAGTATCATAGATACCTAAACCTGCGTAAACAGAACCACCAGGTGAATTGATGTAGATCTGGATATCGCGTTTGCTATCGGCCGACTGTAAGAACAGCAATTGAGCCTGGATAATGTTTGCAATATTTTCATAAATGGCATCGCCAAGGAAAATAATACGGTCCATCATCAAACGTGAAAACACGTCCATCTGGGCCACATTTAACTGACGTTCCTCGATGATATACGGGGTCATACCGGTTGGGGTGTAAATTCCGGATGGCATTCTGCTTCTGTCAACAGCAGAGATATATTTATCTACGTGTAAGCTGTTTAAACGGTGATGCTTAACAGCATAATTTCTGAATTCGTTCTTATCGATGTTACTACTCATGGTTTTTGTTATGTTATTTGTTTAGATGCAGGAGTTACCTGCGATAAATATAGTTTTTAGTTGAATAAAATTCTTACCTGATAGTATGTATTAAGTAAAATATTTTAGTGGTGAAGGTATAATGCACGCGTCATTGCGAGGTACGAAGCAATCTCTATGCTGTACAGATCAACTATTCAAATCCGACCTGCCTGTGTAGAGATTGCTTCGTACCTCGCAATGACGCCTTTTTGAAAGATCAATTGCCCGACTTAAAACACCAAAAGCAACCTTGTGAGTTGCTTTTGGTGTTTTGTACAGAAGTAAAAATGAGCTTATTGCTGCTCTTTTACCAGCTCGCTGAAATCTGTATAAAGAATATCTTTTTTCTCTAAAGTGATTACGCTTTTGATATGATCAAATACTTTAAGCGCTTTTACTTCTTCAAATATCTTGTTAGCATTCTCTTTGTTTTGAAGATATTGTACAGTGTACTGACCTAACTGCTCATCAGGGATAGGCTGAGGGCTGTACATTCTGAACTGCTGATCCAGACGAACTTTTGCTAATGCAAAAACCTCGTCATATTTAATCTCGATCTGATTGTCCTTGATGATCTTGTTTTCGATCAGGGTCCATTTCAGGTTGGTTGCAAAATCATTGTAACCGCCATTCAATTCCTCATCGCTCAGTTTTTCGTTAGTAGCTTTTAACCAACGTTTCAAAAATTCATCAGGCAGGTTAAAATCAACCTTAGCTACGCTCAGTTTGTAAATATCGTCCTGTAATTTACGCTCTGAATCCTGAACCATCATGGTTTCAATCTCTTCAGTAATTTTAGCCGTAAATTCAGCTTCGGTAGTTACTGTACCTTCACCAAATAATTTGTCAAAGAACTCCTGGTTCAAATCGCTTTCTTCTAAACGGTTTACATTTTTAACCGTCAATTGAAATTTCGATTTTAACTCAGCCGCTTCGTCTTCTTCAATTTTTAATAAAGCAGCAACCTTTGGCGCTTCGTTATCAAAAGCTTTCTGAATATCCAGCGTTACTACATCACCTTTTTTCAGGCCGATCAATGATTTTTTTATTTTTTCGTCTTTGATCTGGTCTAATCTAACCGATGCGGTATTGCTTATGCCTCCCTCAAAAACAGAACCATCTGGTGAAAGCTGGGCCAAATCTGCGTAAAGCACGTCATCGTCTGCCGATACGTCAGGATTTGTCATTTTGCCATAGCTGCGACGGATATTTTTGATACGTGAAGCCAATGTTTCGTCATCAACTTTAATCACGTACTGAGTTGTTTTATCTTTTGATGAGAAATCAATATTGAATTGCGGCGCTAAACCTAACTCGTAGTTAAATTCAAAATTATCATTAAAATCCCAGTTATATTCTTTCTCGTCATCAACCTTTGGCAATGGCTGACCCAATACTTCCAGTTTTTGCTCGTCGATAT encodes:
- the tig gene encoding trigger factor translates to MNITQEKVDALNAVVKININPEDYQPRVDKAIKENAKKAKLPGFRPGMVPAAHIKKMYGKSILVDEINNLLSDTLSKYIDEQKLEVLGQPLPKVDDEKEYNWDFNDNFEFNYELGLAPQFNIDFSSKDKTTQYVIKVDDETLASRIKNIRRSYGKMTNPDVSADDDVLYADLAQLSPDGSVFEGGISNTASVRLDQIKDEKIKKSLIGLKKGDVVTLDIQKAFDNEAPKVAALLKIEEDEAAELKSKFQLTVKNVNRLEESDLNQEFFDKLFGEGTVTTEAEFTAKITEEIETMMVQDSERKLQDDIYKLSVAKVDFNLPDEFLKRWLKATNEKLSDEELNGGYNDFATNLKWTLIENKIIKDNQIEIKYDEVFALAKVRLDQQFRMYSPQPIPDEQLGQYTVQYLQNKENANKIFEEVKALKVFDHIKSVITLEKKDILYTDFSELVKEQQ